The stretch of DNA ATTGCTTTTTACTTTCTTTTATTGTTTTCTACTTTTCCCTATCACTCTTTGCTTTTGATATTGTAACTAGTAAGAACAAAGGGAGTGATGACCCCCTTGCTTTTGTTGGGTGCAAGCAATTTTTTTGTTTGTGTTAAGATATTGCTAAAGTTTTTAGCTTAGCgactcctactagttcgataaatCTTGTTTCTTAACTGAGTGAAATACTATCTGCTGCCGTGCTACATCACCCTTCCTCGTTGGGGAAATCCAACAACTCCTGCAGGAGTAGCATCGCTGTGTGCGAAGTACTCTTGATTATAGTTTATGGCTATGGGCGTGAAGACTACGAAGGAGGTGGCTattgttgacaccagatttttgCATGGCACAAAATCCTATCAAGATGACATCTGATGAGAAAAGTTACAACTGCAAAgttcttcgtctcgtcgaaaaagttgattttgatataaaaatcgtcccaatccgagtttgtatgcaaaagttacagcCATCCAAATACAGTCCTATTACGAGCCAAAAGTGGCGCGCCGCACCATCTGATAGGTAGCGCGAATAATAGTCTGTTTTGCGTGAGCGATTTGACCCTCAAGATGACCTCTGATCAAAAAccgttcaacatgaaagttgcttgtctcgtcgaaacggtcaagattgcttttgggctcgtttcCATTCGAGGTCGTTTACCACCTCAAAAATTACCCGCAAGGTTCAATCAGTTTAAACCggacagttttggaaagttcggataaaaccaatccgaatttgactagggttttggacgtgaatccaaagctttttccttgcacgggaagtccagccgcctcttatatacctaaggggtgacggccgattgaacaacaacaCACAATCGTAAAACCTATCTACTTTTTACCCTAGTTTTACATCTCTCCCTTGTTCTTTCTCGCTTGCTCTTCGTGTTGAAGGGCAGCGATCCTTGGGGCTCTAGGGGCGGGCTGGCTATGGCCAAAAGGAGAAATAGTCCTGTTCATTATATTCCTCCTAGAATCCAAGGCATTTCGTCGGAATACATCCTGTCGgaaccgacctagggcagcccatagccgatGTGCGTCCaaacggggtccctcccgggtgcgTGGGGTTTCGGGTGCTCAAAAACGCCTgccggattgcttgcgtaccgcgcttccagACGGGTCTCCTTCAACGTGAGTTGCGGCgcatcaccctcggcgttggagatacacggtgacgtgttcatGTGCGAACAGCTATAGAGATGGAGATGGCTCCTATAGATGATAGTGACGGCAGTTGTGAAGAGGTCATTTGGTGGATGAGCGCCTCCTCTTGACGAAGGGTTTTCTTCTCCTTATATGGCCCCAATGTGTGGAACCCTAGAAACCCTAACTAGGACAAGGGGATTTCTAGGGACGGAAGGCTCTCCTCGTCGCTCATTTCGGAACCCTAGGAATCCAAACTTGAACAAGGGGATTTCTGGGAATGGAAGGCTCTCCTTGCCGCTCATTTCATTTTGAAGGCTCTCTGATTCACTCGCTCGAGGAATAGACTAAAGTGAATTTTACTTATGGGTGACATAGGTGGATAAATACTCTTCAATGAAGTTGAAAAGGTAGGCGAATGTTTTTTTTTGTTATTTTGAACACGGTACAAGCGCAAACGCTCATATATATGCACATATACTCACTCTATGAACGAACGCATGCACATTCTACCTATATGGGCACCTTCAAGAGACTGAGCCAACACATCGTCTTGAGATTGATGAAGTCGTCACATACGCCTCTATAGTCAACGGGAATGTTTCATCTCACTAAATGAACCGAAAGTCCGGAATAAATTCAGGAAAATGCGAGCACTAACTTGGAACTTTCATGTGCTGGTTCCCGCAAAGAACCTAACCATCTGAGCTAGCCTCGGATCACAAAAGTTAGGGTATGTCGGCTGTGAAAATTGCACTACAAGAAGTTTCAGCTTCTTATGAAGTTGGTTTACTGGAAACTCCCGCCCTCTTTGGTTCAGCTTATAACTTCTGGACCGAAAAATTGGCAGCTGAAGTTGAACCAAACACAACCAGCAAGAGCTAAGTTGGAGGAGCCGACTCCCTCAGGTATGCCGTATGCATAATGCAAGGTTACAGGAACCACTCACGTAGTTACAGTGGTATAGAGCGCAAAATATGGACATGAGTGCACAAGCACTGTCAAATCTATGCAGCTACGAACAAGCTCAGTCAGGATTTGGTTCTTGGTTACAGATACAAGTGTACTTCAACTTCTAATACACAAGCTCACGGGAGCAGAGCGCCACATGACACAAGCCCAACTTGTgcaaatttgtcatttttgtatctcAAACAATGTTACGAATTTTGATTTGAATTTTTATGACAGCATACATTGATGTTATGTCAATGCACTAAAAAAATCAGATTTTTTCAAACATTTTTAAATGTGCAACGAAGGACCAGTGCACGGTAGCACCAATTGCCCCGGTTCACCAGATACATCCCCAATACTAGTTAGAGGTGATCAAATAGTAACATATTTACATATATAAATATATTAGAGAAGGTATAGCGCTAGGAACATATTACAAGCCGATAATTGCACATATACCTAATGCTTCCCGTGGTGAGAAAATACATCAAGACAATAACACTCATAAGAAAAGGCAGCAGAGAAATTAGCGCTGCCTGGCAGATTGCATCATTTTCAAACATTGCTTTCAGCAAATAAACTGAATTAGTAGGACCAAGGTCATCAATAGTAAAACCACAAGATCATGTGATCATAGCTTCTTGAGTACTACATCTATGCTGCACACCAGCACTCCCAAGTACTACTTAAAATGCGTCCATGTCAGGTTCAGTAGAAATCACAAACTTGCCCTCCAATAGGTAGCTGGAGGGAGGTGATTAAACTGATTATTAGAAATGCAGGAACCCGGCATTATATCCAGCTACCTAAACCCTTCAGGGACGTGCATACCAAAACCACGCTTCAGCTTCTCAATTCTATTCAGCAAAAGGGAGATGACTGTGAGTACATGCAATAACCATATTGGAAGCAATATAATCAAGAATATAACTGAAATTGCTAAATCCAAATGCTATCAAAATGGCTGCATAAACTTGGACTTTTTAACAATTGAAGAACCAAAATGTGGCAGCTGAATACTAATCTAGATGAGCAGTACACTAGATAAGGTCTGGAACTTGAAAGCTGGAGTTGCACATATAGTCGACTTGATAATTTAGTCCAATAAGATTTAGCAGCAACGACTGACAAATACGGAAAATTATTGTTTACTCCCCCGATCCAAAATGCAACTCATTTTAGCCTTTTCAAATGACAAATAAGGTCTAGTATCACACTTCTGCTCATGGTGTTCCTATTTAGCCTCTCATTAATTTCATATTGAGCAATAACTCTAGTATCTGATTGTACTGCCAAAAAAAACTCTAGTGTTTATTGTAGAAATAAATAAATGGTAATATTGCTACCTATACCCTTAATCTTGTGCCCAACTCTAAAAGAACCTACCTTTTGGATTGGAGAGAGTGACCTCCTCAAATAAAGTTCAAAACTTGGAAGTACAGTTAAAGTGGAGTATCTAATAAGGTGAGTTCATGCTAAAGATTGGAGGGTTGTGACTAGGAGAAATAAGTCACTGAAATAGGTAAAAGTGTGTTATGGCTCAAAGTGATGCTCCAAAATGGCACTTTACTTAACAAGGATGGCTGGTAATATATCCAACGTTAGCACTTAACCCAGTTCTTCTAACTCAGCAGTTCCCAGAAACCAAAAATATAATTCCCAACAGAAAGCCAGGAGGCATATCGAGTATGCATGGCTTAGGACGTGACTCAAAACCCATGGCAAACTGTGGAATTTATCTTCCATTACACTCACTTAGCTGGTACATGATTTCCTAGGATGTTCACTTGTTTCTCCACCTTAAGCTATCCATGGGTCTACCCAGCTCCTCCTACCTCTTACAAACAGTCAAAAGACATGGCTCTTACGTACACAATCTCAAACTGCAGCATGAGCTCACACCACCGAGAACACACGGACTCAAATCCAAGCGAAAATGGTTTAATTGCCAATCACATAGATACCATCTCTTGCTTCCAGATTTAAAAGCCTATATAACCTTACATTTGGCAAAAATGTCAATGTTCATAAGTTGTTCACTCTCAAGGGACATGTCTCCAATCTCGTAGATGCTTGCGGGGGGAAATTGGCTGTGCAATGGCAAGATCTGCTGGATGTTTGCCACTCCACCACATTGACTGATGAAGGTGTGGATGCTAGGGGAAAAAGGGTTCAGTGTTATATCTAtatactagcaagatgcccgtgccggaacatcaagatgcatttgtatgagtagtttatctagtgagagaaaaggatgaacgaggaaaagccttatttgcaaatgtggataggggtgtgggtatctttttgcaaaattgccatagtttccttcctatccgtcagatataaatcggacggcctatattgtaggatggcaggcacaccatcatcaccaactctgttttttataagagtagagatacaCTTCCTAAAGGATGTTTGCCATGAGAAAGTTTTTAGACAATTGTGGTGCTTGAAACTCCCTTTAAAAGTGAATGGGAAGAATTTTAACTAGAGACAACCCCTTAGGGAAAGGAATGGATCATCATCGCTCTGCTCTTTTTGCGTAATAGTTGAAAGCATTGACCATCTCCTCTTCAGTTGCCCTGGCCACATCTGTATGGAGCATTGTTCAAATGTGCTTTTTCTTCACCTACACCTCACAGTGGAGTTGGGTAGGTAGGGGAACGGCTTAAAGAAAGCAGGGTGGGAACATGATATAGCTAAACTGTGTTTAGCTGCAATGTTTTGGACACTGTGGAAACCACAAACACTGCTTGTTTTGAAAACAAGCTACCTTCTGACCCCAGTGGGGTTATTTACCACATTTGCTATTGGCTTGACTAATGGGGTTATTTGTCAAAAAAAAACATAGTACCATGGACTTGGTAATAATATGATGGAGCACAAATGAAGCTTGTGGGGCTTGGACTAATGATGCTCTATGTTCATCCCAAAATCCTAACTGATGGAGAAGGATGGGCAATATATTTCAACACTCCCTCTCACGTCTAGGCTACTCCAGGCCTTAGATGCGGGATTGATATTTTATTGGCCCTGATACCATACTAAATTAATGCTCCGGCCAGTTCCTACAAATGTCTGAACTGATGGAGAAGGGTGTGCAATATATTTCAACAACTCTGGGTTGTACATTTACATATCTTTTTAACTAATTTTTTCAACAAATAATATCAGGATTTACGGTGTCCTACACTTTATTGGCCTCTTACTCCACAAGTCTGACTCCCTAGCAACTTCTACAACAAGCATGGAGACCAATTTGATGGCCACAAAAGCTGTGGTTTGCCACACTTGTGGCGTGAGCAAAATCGTGGTAGTCTGTGGAGGGCAGCGAAACATGCCCTAAATATCTTAGCAGCAAGGACATGCAGCCGTGCACAGAATGTAAAGGAACTTACGTGGGAGCAAGTTTGCCAAGACTGCGTAGCTTATTTCCAGCATCATCGGTAATATTTCCAGAAATCTCAATGGAATATGATTTGCCAGAGATACGTGGAAGTCCTCTTCCTACAAGCAAATCTAAATCTCTCTGATGAAGTTCTCTGCCATTGACAATGACATCAGTGTCTCCACCAGCACAATTTCTGGGCATTGGATAATTGAATTCTCTTATATATGGCTGCAAAGTAGAAACCATGAGAACACAATTTTATGAAAGCACCCTTGGTTAGAAAGAAGAACAGGATCTAGATCTTACAGGAATAATGCCAATACATTCTCTACCCATGATGCCCCAAAATCCAGCACGGCAGTCATACCTGCACCACGAACACAACAAACAGAACTGTTAATGTTGACTTAAAAGAAATCCCCCTGAACCAATAGAAGTTCATCATAGAGCGGCATGTATCAAACTAATTAGCTAGATAATACTAGGCCAGATTATCTAATTGATGGCTCTCTAGTATCCGTTACAAAATAAAAGCCCCAAGCCAAGTGAAAAATGAATGATATGAGGGGGAAATGGAGGTAAAAATCGACCACAAATCCAACAATAAACAGCATTTATGTTCATGCAAGTTGAAAGGTAAGAAGTTCAGTAATTGGCGTGATGATAATCATAACAGTAACAATTTGAATTCTATATGTGTGCAAAAGAAACATACTAGTTACCACCATGATTACCTAACTAAAGATATGAAACGTTAAACTTATCAGCCATTATTTCAGTTTCTTATGAAGAAATTAACAGATGATGGGGAGGAGGTACGAGTAAAAATACTTTATCCTTAGTGTTGTTGTGAATGATTGCATCTCACATCAAGCACTATTTTAAAAAAATGCTTGGTTAAAACTTAAGAGGAATGCTTTTTTGCAGCACTGCTATGACATTGCAATTTGCAAGGCCTTCACTTTCTCATTGCTCACCACAATCAATAGTGGGTTTCAGAATAGCTGTGAAGTGCAATCTGTATGAGATGTGTGTGTTGGGCCAAAAGTTATTGAGCCTCAACCATCAGCACGCCCATGAATTTGGTTTCTAGCTATCAGATATGATATGCCGAAAATAGTTTATTGTTTAGAAAAAAGACGGGGCACGTCTGCACACGGAGCTAAAAGCAAAAAATATGAGTCATGGAAGAGAATTCCATAGAGATCTGGTAGCCTTCTAGAACACATACTCATAATAGTCACCAGAGCATTTTCTGCTTTACCATCTAGAGATTCTGAAAAATAATTATGGCTTGTCTATCATAATTTCACTAAGCCAGGTTACTGCTATAAGACAAGCATTTTTTTGTCCTTATCAAAGTGAAAAATGAACAAAGTAAACCAGTCTGCACAGTGCAAACTAGTACAAGTGCAGCAGACTGTTCAAAAATTTAATTGCTGCTGGCGCTACAGAAATTACTTACCAGTATGAGCCAGGTTCAACAGGACCAGCTTTCTTTTCTGCCTTCTTAAGAGCTCTTTCCGAGATTGGATGGCCATTGATTGAAACTTTAACACTATCCATGGACTGGTTAAATAAAGAAAGGTCCTTGAACCCCTTCTTCAAGAAACCAGCAAAAAATGATGAATCCCCACTCTTACCAGTTGAGGATTGATCTTCATCTAAACCAGCCTCAGAAGAACCACGAGAAAAACCAGAATTTGTGCGCCCATTAACTGATGACCCACTCTCCGTTAGGGCATTGGCATCCTCAGCACATGGCTCATGCAATTTTCCATTATCTTGTTCCATTAGGTTTTCTTCATATCTCTCACTTGTGCTTGTACCTTCAAATTCAATGGCAGTGTTGGCATGTTTGAGGGCACTGTTGCTGTCTGCTGTGTTGTTTTTATCAAACTCATTACTTGTGTTCTCAACTTTCAGACCGCTTGTTTCATCTTCTTTGCTGTTGTGGTCATATTTCTTGCGTGTACCTTCACTTTCAGGACTGATTGTGACATCGGTTTTGCTTGTCCACCCATGCTTTTCATTTCCATTCTCAAGACTATCAGGGTCAGATTTTGTACTATTCTGCCCATGCATTTTGCTAACATCTTCAAGGCTAGAACagtgatcttccttgttcttttgATCATGCTTTCTGCACATGCTTTCCTCTACAAATTCAGCTTCATTGACCTTTTGTTCACTTCCCATGCTGACACTCTCATCATCATTAACAATGTATTCTCCTTTGCAATTTAGGTCAGATTCATTATCCATACCTAAGTCCTCTGAACTATTGTGTTTTTCTTGGCTGCACAGTGGATCAACAAGTTTGTCCTCTAAAATTGGGGAACACGGGCTGACTGGACCATCTATGGAATGTTCCTCCTGACAATCTGCATCTCTTTCACATAATATATCCTTTGGGCTTTCAATATCTCCAGACCTGCCTGGAGACAGAGAGATACCATCTGCTTTCGACTGAATGCTCCTGTTTGAGCCACATTCTTTGTCAGTCCTTTCATGACTAATGGTGGAAGAAACTGAATTATCATCACCAAAATCTATGTTGATTTGCATGCTGCTGTGCTCATTCAAATTATAAAACGCAGAAGTGACATCATCATGATGCTGATGCTCAAAATCTCGCCTCATTCGATCATGTGAGCTTTGCTCAGTTTTGGACAAGCTGAAGGGCGGTGAGGATGTGTAGGGAATAGTCTTTCCTTTCATGCGCTTCACACTGATTATCTCAGAGCAAGACCCACACTGTAGCCTGTTTTGTTTCCACCCCATGCATTTTTCCATTGGCACCTGCAAGAGATTATAACAAGAACTGCAAACAACAAATGGCGCAGCGCCATGCATTGGCCGGCAGAGATGTTCTGCCTTCTTCCTAAAATACTCAGCCCTTTTCTTTGACACCGAGCGATGCGAGTAAAGCGATGATGCCACAGACCTTTGGTCATAATCTGATGAAATAGATGGTGACCTTTCAAACCGGTAGCATTCATGCTGCCCAGCGAAGTATCTGGCCATTGGTATGTGCTCTTCTTGTGGCGCAGGCCTCTGTCCATGCAGATAATGCGGGCTAGCACACGCATACTGATGGTAATTCCCATGTCCAATCCCACCGTTCTCCCACTGCCTCCCTGGGTACTGGCGATACCGCCCACTTGACTGCCTCGCGTACCTCTCCCCATGATCAGAGTGCTGCGGCTCACATGGGCTCAACGGCAAGCCATGCCCATACCGGGCACCATAGCGTGGGCGGTGATACCCGGGTAGAGGTACCGGCTCGGGGAGGTCAGGGAGCAAGGAGGGCGGTCGGCGGCCCGCCCGACGGTGCTCCCGTGGCTGCTCGGCGACCTGGCAGGACCGCGTGATTTGGTCCCTCAGCTCGTCCAGCTTGCGCAGAAGCTCCACGGGGTCCTGCTTGAGCACGCCCCAGTCGACGGCCCTCTGGTCGCTGCATTGCGCGCGCTCCTGGAGCCCAATCCTCCGCCTGTACTTCATCTCCTTCAGATCGCCCATGGCGCCTCCCTCCCGTAGGCGTTCCGTCTCCTAGTTTCCTCGCCGGGCCGAGAGCGTCCAATCTGCGGGAAGGGATTAGAGCAGTGGATGAATAACAGATCAGCGCGGCGGATCCGACGAGCGGCGGGAAATGGGTTAAGTAAGATCCGCCACGGGCTCGGTGTGTCGGGAGGCCCGTCGGCGATTACCTTCGAAGAGAGCTCGTGGCGGCGAGGCTACGGCGCGGGGGGCGTGGCGGCGCCGCCGGGCCGACATTAGGGTTTGGCTGGGCAGCAGGAGGAGTCCGCCATGAGAGAGAATGGGGGCGGTACTTGAGTGGCAAGTGCGAGCGGTAACGGAGACGACAAGGGAAAAGAGGAGTAGTGCTTGGTTATATTTGAGCGGGCTCCGGAGGTGTCCGGAGGGACCGTTTTGCGATATCGAGATTCCTCGAGGGGCTCGAGCGCGGTGGGCGGTGGGGTAGCGTATGGATGCGGTCCTTCTGGCTGCGCCGCTGACGCAGGGGGTCAAAGAGCTGGGCCCACGTGGCGGCGAGCGGCCTGGGTGGGTACAGCTGGTGGGAACCGGGCGTGTGGGTGAGGCCTTCCCTTTCTAAAAAAAGCATTTTCCCTCTTGTCTTGTGGCCAGCACTAGAGATGCTGCTTAACCAAGTAATTAATCACGTGCTCGCCGTGCAAATCTAATGCAGCTAGTCCTAATGGTCTTTCTCATAATACTCCAAACATTGCGACAAAAGAATATATTTTTTTGCCAACGGAACATACGTTCCGCAATTTATCCGAAATTTGCCAAAAGCAAAGGTTACTCTCGTCTTATAATAAACATGCGTACGCCTAGGGCACTCAGCTCTTTATTATCATTGCCCTTTTTGCGTGCCGTTGCTTCTAGAAGTTTGATCCTGATTCAAGCTGTCATCCTCTCTCTCTCGGGTCTCGGCTAACGAAAGCATCTGGGGACCGGAAATTTCCCGTGTTGCCTTCGATGCGAGATGCTGCGGCCGTGGTTGGATCCACGCACTCCAAAGCAGCAGCCGTGTAGCTTTCGGGGCAGGAACAATCGGCAGGACGAGAAAAAGGGAGAAGCAAGCAAAGCAAGAATAGTACATACAGAGACGGCTCCGCGTAAAGGAGGCCTACTTTGTTGAAACATTTTGCCCAAACGCTTCGAGCGAGCACCACAAGTTTCCCCGAATTGGTGAAAGTATCTTTAAAGATACGAGTAGGAAACATGGAAAAGAAACCTATGGTTGGCTGCTACTGCATTTTGATCTGTCTTGGCCTGGCCTGGCCGAACGTCACGGGATTTATGCCCTAAAGTAAGTAAAAACAAGTGTAGGGGTAGCGGTAATTTCTAAAGAGAATCTGGGTATAGAACCTGCCGACCCAGAGAAAGTCACGTGGCATGTGATGTGATCAAGCGAGCGAAGGCCCATCCAAAACCTCCCTTGGTAGGCAAGGAAGCAAAGAAAGGTCTCCAGTCCAGATGTCGCACACCAACACGCGGCTTTCGGTCCTCTACCCAAAGGCGGAAACGTCGAGCAAAGcacgcacacgcacacgcacacgcacCGCAGCA from Triticum urartu cultivar G1812 chromosome 3, Tu2.1, whole genome shotgun sequence encodes:
- the LOC125544146 gene encoding uncharacterized protein LOC125544146 — protein: MGDLKEMKYRRRIGLQERAQCSDQRAVDWGVLKQDPVELLRKLDELRDQITRSCQVAEQPREHRRAGRRPPSLLPDLPEPVPLPGYHRPRYGARYGHGLPLSPCEPQHSDHGERYARQSSGRYRQYPGRQWENGGIGHGNYHQYACASPHYLHGQRPAPQEEHIPMARYFAGQHECYRFERSPSISSDYDQRSVASSLYSHRSVSKKRAEYFRKKAEHLCRPMHGAAPFVVCSSCYNLLQVPMEKCMGWKQNRLQCGSCSEIISVKRMKGKTIPYTSSPPFSLSKTEQSSHDRMRRDFEHQHHDDVTSAFYNLNEHSSMQINIDFGDDNSVSSTISHERTDKECGSNRSIQSKADGISLSPGRSGDIESPKDILCERDADCQEEHSIDGPVSPCSPILEDKLVDPLCSQEKHNSSEDLGMDNESDLNCKGEYIVNDDESVSMGSEQKVNEAEFVEESMCRKHDQKNKEDHCSSLEDVSKMHGQNSTKSDPDSLENGNEKHGWTSKTDVTISPESEGTRKKYDHNSKEDETSGLKVENTSNEFDKNNTADSNSALKHANTAIEFEGTSTSERYEENLMEQDNGKLHEPCAEDANALTESGSSVNGRTNSGFSRGSSEAGLDEDQSSTGKSGDSSFFAGFLKKGFKDLSLFNQSMDSVKVSINGHPISERALKKAEKKAGPVEPGSYWYDCRAGFWGIMGRECIGIIPPYIREFNYPMPRNCAGGDTDVIVNGRELHQRDLDLLVGRGLPRISGKSYSIEISGNITDDAGNKLRSLGKLAPTIEKLKRGFGMHVPEGFR